A region of Streptomyces sp. WMMC500 DNA encodes the following proteins:
- a CDS encoding acyl-CoA thioesterase: protein MNDQARPAAGEAKPTPASRTSLSHIMTANDVNLLGTVHGGVIMKLVDDVAGAVAGRHSGGPAVTASMDEMVFLEPVRIGDLVHVLAQVNWTGRTSMEVGVRVLAERWNESTPAKHVASAYLVFAAVDDQGRPRPVPPVVPETERDERRCQEAQIRRTHRLARRRAIKNLRERRETP from the coding sequence ATGAACGATCAGGCACGCCCGGCGGCGGGCGAGGCGAAGCCGACCCCGGCCTCCCGCACCTCGTTGTCGCACATCATGACGGCGAACGACGTGAACCTCCTCGGCACCGTGCACGGCGGCGTGATCATGAAGCTGGTCGACGACGTGGCGGGCGCGGTCGCGGGGCGGCACTCCGGCGGGCCCGCGGTGACGGCGTCGATGGACGAGATGGTGTTCCTGGAGCCGGTGCGGATCGGGGATCTGGTGCACGTCCTGGCGCAGGTCAACTGGACGGGGCGGACCTCGATGGAGGTCGGGGTGCGGGTGCTGGCGGAGCGGTGGAACGAGTCGACGCCGGCGAAGCACGTCGCGAGCGCGTACCTGGTCTTCGCGGCGGTCGACGACCAGGGGCGCCCGCGGCCGGTCCCGCCCGTCGTCCCGGAGACGGAGCGCGACGAGCGGCGCTGCCAGGAGGCCCAGATCCGGCGCACCCACCGGCTCGCCCGCCGGCGCGCGATCAAGAACCTGCGCGAGCGGCGCGAGACCCCCTGA
- a CDS encoding cysteine dioxygenase family protein, whose translation MLSDIQIGGDPLAFPHLLPPAPAHPVTVADFAGLARALAADRDAWAPLVDYDPVTRWYHRLRTGPGYEVWLLSWLPGQRSGAHGHGPSSGVLTVLEGELTERANHTPRTLTPGAQRVFAPGYVHEVVNDALTPAVSLHVYFPALTEMPMHENRPPGEAAACRAAREPHEPARR comes from the coding sequence ATGCTCAGCGACATCCAGATCGGCGGCGACCCGCTCGCCTTCCCCCACCTGCTCCCGCCCGCCCCCGCCCACCCCGTCACCGTCGCCGACTTCGCCGGCCTGGCCCGTGCGCTCGCCGCCGACCGGGACGCCTGGGCGCCGCTCGTCGACTACGACCCCGTCACCCGCTGGTACCACCGGCTGCGCACCGGCCCCGGCTACGAGGTGTGGCTGCTGAGCTGGCTCCCAGGACAGCGCAGCGGGGCGCACGGCCACGGCCCGTCCTCCGGCGTACTCACGGTGCTGGAAGGGGAGTTGACCGAGCGCGCGAACCACACCCCGCGCACCCTCACGCCCGGCGCGCAGCGCGTCTTCGCGCCGGGGTACGTCCACGAAGTCGTCAACGACGCGCTGACCCCGGCCGTCAGCCTGCACGTCTACTTCCCCGCCCTCACCGAGATGCCGATGCACGAGAACCGTCCCCCCGGAGAAGCAGCCGCCTGCCGCGCCGCCCGTGAGCCGCACGAGCCCGCCCGCCGCTGA
- a CDS encoding glycosyltransferase family 2 protein, translating to MNDSATKPPAVSVIMPVLNEERHLREAVRHILEQDYAGDLEVVIALGPSTDGTDAIAAELVRETADSARCRVQTVPNPTGRTPAGLNAAIGASSHPVVVRVDGHGMLSPGYISTAVRLLAETGAQNVGGIMHAEGETSWEQAVAAAMTARIGVGNAAFHTGGEAGPADTVYLGVFRREALEQQGGYNEEFIRAQDWELNFRIRSAGGGVWFSPELKVSYRPRPNLRALARQYKDYGRWRRVVARYHKGSINPRYLAPPAALAGIVAGVLVTPLTPLGLLVPLAYVLGIAAGSVPAGRGLPVRARLQIPVALATMHMSWGWGFLTSPRSLAQRVIASRRPAVPAG from the coding sequence ATGAACGACTCTGCGACGAAGCCCCCCGCGGTCTCCGTGATCATGCCGGTGCTCAACGAGGAGCGGCACCTCCGCGAGGCGGTGCGGCACATCCTGGAGCAGGACTACGCAGGCGACCTGGAGGTCGTCATCGCCCTCGGCCCGTCCACGGACGGCACCGACGCCATCGCCGCCGAGCTGGTCCGCGAGACCGCGGACAGCGCGCGCTGCCGCGTGCAGACGGTGCCGAACCCCACGGGCCGTACGCCCGCCGGGCTCAACGCCGCCATCGGGGCCAGCTCGCACCCGGTCGTCGTCCGCGTCGACGGCCACGGCATGCTCTCCCCCGGCTACATCTCCACCGCCGTCCGGCTGCTGGCTGAGACCGGCGCGCAGAACGTCGGCGGCATCATGCACGCCGAGGGCGAGACGAGCTGGGAGCAGGCCGTCGCCGCGGCGATGACCGCGCGCATCGGGGTGGGCAACGCCGCGTTCCACACCGGCGGCGAGGCGGGCCCCGCGGACACCGTCTACCTCGGCGTCTTCCGCCGGGAGGCGCTGGAGCAGCAGGGCGGGTACAACGAGGAGTTCATCCGCGCGCAGGACTGGGAGCTGAACTTCCGGATCCGCTCGGCCGGCGGCGGGGTCTGGTTCTCGCCGGAGCTGAAGGTCTCGTACCGGCCGCGGCCGAACCTGCGGGCGCTGGCCAGGCAGTACAAGGACTACGGCCGCTGGCGCCGCGTCGTCGCCCGCTACCACAAGGGCTCGATCAACCCGCGCTACCTCGCGCCGCCCGCCGCCCTCGCGGGGATCGTCGCGGGGGTGCTGGTGACCCCGCTGACGCCGCTGGGGCTGTTGGTCCCGCTCGCGTACGTGCTGGGGATAGCGGCCGGCTCGGTGCCCGCGGGGCGCGGGCTGCCGGTACGCGCGCGGCTGCAGATCCCGGTGGCGCTGGCGACGATGCACATGTCGTGGGGCTGGGGGTTCCTCACCAGCCCGCGGTCGCTGGCGCAGAGGGTGATCGCCAGCCGCCGCCCGGCGGTCCCGGCCGGCTGA
- a CDS encoding LCP family protein, which translates to MPVVGGGVPPQRSRGYDDGHGPYDDGYNQGQVYRSGGGDPSGPYGDDGGRQAGYGKPPPDWRKRVRIGLIFALVILIVVPVATYFWADSKLRREVDLSMVEDRPGDQDGTNYLIVGSDSREGLSKEQQDELHTGSVEGKRTDSMMILHKGENGNTMISLPRDLKVDIPAFTGSESGNRIPEQQQKLNTAYTIEGPWLLVRTVENLTGLHIDHYAEIGFGGFANIVDELGGVEMCFDEAVKDKNSGADFEKGCQKLDGAEALAFVRNRYALPGGDLDRTKNQQKLLSKLADESAKMTTIFNPFKLYPTMGAGLDSLIVDKDMSLFNVLQMFWAMKGVSGGDGKSMNLPVLSGGNDPTLGSVQVLDEPKAEQLFEQLRNDDKVTVSDN; encoded by the coding sequence ATGCCCGTCGTGGGCGGCGGGGTGCCGCCGCAGCGATCCCGGGGCTACGACGACGGCCACGGTCCGTACGACGACGGTTACAACCAGGGGCAGGTCTACCGCAGCGGCGGCGGCGACCCCTCCGGCCCGTACGGCGACGACGGCGGCCGGCAGGCCGGCTACGGCAAGCCGCCGCCGGACTGGCGCAAGCGGGTCAGGATCGGCCTGATCTTCGCGCTCGTCATCCTCATCGTCGTGCCCGTGGCCACGTACTTCTGGGCGGACTCCAAGCTGCGCCGCGAGGTGGACCTCAGCATGGTCGAGGACCGCCCGGGCGACCAGGACGGCACGAACTACCTCATCGTCGGCTCCGACAGCCGCGAGGGCCTGTCCAAGGAGCAGCAGGACGAGCTGCACACCGGCTCGGTCGAGGGCAAGCGCACCGACTCGATGATGATCCTGCACAAGGGTGAGAACGGGAACACGATGATCAGCCTCCCGCGCGACCTGAAGGTCGACATACCGGCCTTCACCGGCTCGGAGAGCGGCAACCGCATCCCGGAGCAGCAGCAGAAGCTCAACACCGCGTACACCATCGAGGGCCCGTGGCTGCTGGTGCGCACGGTCGAGAACCTCACGGGCCTGCACATCGACCACTACGCCGAGATCGGCTTCGGCGGCTTCGCCAACATCGTCGACGAACTCGGCGGCGTCGAGATGTGCTTCGACGAGGCGGTCAAGGACAAGAACTCCGGCGCCGACTTCGAGAAGGGCTGCCAGAAGCTGGACGGCGCCGAGGCGCTGGCCTTCGTCCGCAACCGGTACGCGCTGCCGGGCGGCGACCTGGACCGGACGAAGAACCAGCAGAAGCTGCTGTCCAAGCTGGCCGACGAGTCAGCGAAGATGACGACGATCTTCAATCCGTTCAAGCTCTACCCGACCATGGGCGCCGGCCTGGACTCGCTGATCGTCGACAAGGACATGAGCCTGTTCAACGTGCTCCAGATGTTCTGGGCGATGAAGGGCGTCTCGGGAGGCGACGGCAAGTCGATGAACCTGCCGGTCCTCTCCGGCGGCAACGACCCCACGCTCGGTTCGGTACAGGTATTGGACGAGCCGAAGGCCGAGCAGCTCTTCGAGCAGCTCAGGAACGACGACAAGGTCACCGTGTCGGACAACTGA
- a CDS encoding LCP family protein: protein MPAPSVKRPRWGLRIATVLSLLLLATGGAGYFMLSSIGSGIHRVDAFRGISDRPREGHGLNFLVAGVDRRDSVSAAERREHHLGGDPCNCTDALMLVHLSKDRDRASVVSIPRDSYVELPPHTNRALGERRTAHPAKVNAAYTHGGPPLTVRAVEKLSGVHIDHYVEIDFAAFMKTVDVVGGVQVCTQRPLRDKYSGLDLPAGTSSLDGGEALAYVRARHLDGASDMGRMKRQQRFLAAVIDKLTGTSGLMNPLRFREVGSTLLGSVRTDASLDTGAVFALGKALHGFSPGSSEFATVPVADMDHRVPGLGATVRWDEERARRLFDRLREDRPLKARGGGPEGRKGKGTGKGKGKGGPTPVEVPPERIRVQVANGTAETGLGGRVDRTLARTGFATTGAPTTAAPADRTVITYDPEWDRSARSLAAALPHAKLSPVRGHGPLMTVTLGADHERVHRVRPADPILDGADVWSAVTGDEVLCT, encoded by the coding sequence GTGCCAGCCCCGTCCGTGAAGCGCCCGCGCTGGGGTCTGCGGATCGCCACCGTGCTGTCCCTCCTGCTGCTGGCCACCGGCGGGGCCGGGTACTTCATGCTCAGCTCCATCGGCTCCGGCATCCACCGGGTCGACGCCTTCAGGGGCATCTCCGACCGCCCCCGGGAGGGCCACGGGCTCAACTTCCTCGTCGCCGGCGTCGACCGGCGCGACAGCGTGAGCGCGGCGGAGCGGCGCGAACACCACCTCGGCGGGGATCCGTGCAACTGCACGGACGCGCTGATGCTCGTCCACCTGTCGAAGGACCGCGACCGCGCGAGCGTCGTCAGCATCCCGCGCGACAGCTACGTCGAGCTGCCGCCGCACACCAACCGCGCGCTCGGCGAGCGGCGCACCGCGCACCCGGCGAAGGTCAACGCGGCGTACACGCACGGCGGCCCGCCGCTGACCGTACGCGCCGTGGAGAAGCTGTCCGGGGTGCACATCGACCACTACGTGGAGATCGACTTCGCGGCGTTCATGAAGACCGTGGACGTGGTCGGGGGCGTGCAGGTGTGCACGCAGCGCCCGCTGCGCGACAAGTACTCCGGTCTCGACCTGCCCGCCGGCACCAGCAGCCTCGACGGCGGTGAGGCGCTGGCGTACGTACGCGCCCGGCATCTGGACGGCGCGTCCGACATGGGCCGCATGAAGCGCCAGCAGCGCTTCCTGGCGGCCGTCATCGACAAGCTCACCGGCACCAGCGGCCTGATGAACCCGCTGCGCTTCCGCGAGGTCGGCTCGACGCTCCTGGGCTCGGTGCGTACGGACGCGTCGCTGGACACGGGCGCGGTGTTCGCGCTGGGCAAGGCGCTGCACGGGTTCTCGCCGGGATCGTCGGAGTTCGCGACGGTGCCGGTGGCGGACATGGACCACCGGGTGCCGGGGCTCGGCGCGACGGTCAGGTGGGACGAGGAGCGGGCGCGGCGGCTCTTCGACAGACTGCGCGAGGACCGGCCCCTCAAGGCGCGCGGCGGGGGTCCGGAGGGCCGGAAGGGCAAAGGGACCGGCAAAGGGAAGGGGAAGGGCGGGCCGACGCCGGTGGAGGTCCCGCCGGAGCGGATCCGGGTGCAGGTGGCGAACGGCACGGCGGAGACCGGCCTCGGCGGCCGGGTGGACCGGACGCTGGCCCGCACCGGCTTCGCCACGACCGGCGCGCCCACGACGGCGGCGCCGGCGGACCGCACGGTCATCACCTATGACCCGGAGTGGGACCGCTCCGCCCGCTCCCTGGCCGCGGCCCTCCCGCACGCGAAGCTGAGCCCGGTCCGCGGCCACGGCCCGCTCATGACGGTCACGCTGGGTGCGGACCACGAGCGGGTCCACCGGGTACGGCCCGCGGACCCGATCCTGGACGGCGCGGACGTCTGGTCGGCGGTCACGGGCGACGAGGTGCTCTGTACGTGA
- the cofD gene encoding 2-phospho-L-lactate transferase, with protein sequence MRIVVLAGGIGGARFLRGLKQAEPDADVTVVGNTGDDIHLFGLKVCPDLDTVMYTLGGGIHEGQGWGRDGETFTVKEELAAYGVGPGWFGLGDRDFATHIVRTQMLGAGFPLSAVTEALCNRWQPGVRLVPMTDDRVETHVAVELDGERKAIHFQEYWVRLRASVPALAVVPVGADQAKPAPGVLEAIADADVILFPPSNPVVSIGTILAVPGVREAIADADVPVVGLSPIVGGAPVRGMADKVLAAVGVETTAEAVALHYGSGLIDGWLVDEVDAAAVPAVEAAGIRCRAVPLMMRDTDATARMAAAALELAQEVRA encoded by the coding sequence ATGCGCATCGTTGTACTGGCCGGCGGAATCGGCGGAGCCCGGTTCCTCCGCGGCCTGAAGCAGGCAGAGCCGGACGCGGACGTCACCGTCGTCGGCAACACCGGCGACGACATCCACCTGTTCGGCCTCAAGGTCTGCCCCGACCTCGACACCGTGATGTACACGCTCGGCGGCGGCATCCACGAGGGGCAGGGCTGGGGGCGCGACGGCGAGACGTTCACCGTCAAGGAGGAGCTGGCCGCGTACGGCGTCGGCCCCGGCTGGTTCGGGCTCGGCGACCGCGACTTCGCCACCCACATCGTGCGCACCCAGATGCTCGGCGCCGGCTTCCCGCTCAGTGCCGTCACCGAGGCCCTGTGCAACCGCTGGCAGCCGGGCGTGCGGCTGGTGCCGATGACCGACGACCGGGTCGAGACGCACGTCGCCGTCGAGCTGGACGGCGAACGCAAGGCGATCCACTTCCAGGAGTACTGGGTGCGGCTGCGCGCCTCCGTGCCCGCGCTCGCCGTGGTGCCCGTCGGCGCCGATCAGGCCAAGCCCGCGCCCGGCGTCCTGGAGGCCATCGCCGACGCGGACGTCATCCTCTTCCCGCCGTCCAACCCCGTCGTCAGCATCGGCACGATCCTCGCCGTGCCCGGCGTCCGCGAGGCCATCGCCGACGCCGACGTGCCCGTCGTGGGCCTGTCCCCCATCGTCGGCGGCGCCCCGGTGCGCGGCATGGCGGACAAGGTGCTGGCCGCGGTCGGCGTCGAGACGACCGCGGAGGCGGTCGCGCTGCACTACGGCTCAGGGCTCATCGACGGCTGGCTGGTCGACGAGGTGGACGCGGCGGCGGTGCCGGCGGTGGAGGCCGCCGGGATCCGCTGCCGGGCGGTGCCGCTGATGATGCGGGACACGGACGCGACGGCGCGGATGGCCGCGGCGGCACTGGAGCTGGCTCAGGAGGTACGGGCATGA
- a CDS encoding coenzyme F420-0:L-glutamate ligase: protein MTADPGTDTEPGTGTAPPAAGGAAPVPEFRVRALPGIPEVRPGDDLAKLVAAAATSPPGPAGPPLADGDILIVTSKVVSKAEGRVRTTAAPGDREAAIDDEAVRLVARRGPLRIVETRHGLVMAAAGVDASNTPAGTVLLLPEDPDASARALRAGLREALGVNVGVLVTDTFGRPWRNGVTDVAIGAAGVRVLDDLRGAPDTYGNALEGTVVAAADELAAAGELVKGKAEGLPVAVLSGLPQLVAPAGEEAGPGARELVREPAEDMFRLGTSEAVREAVTQRRTVREFTDAPVDPAAVRRAVAAAVTAPAPHHTTPWRFVLLESAAARTELLDAMREAWIRDLRELSNFTEESIAKRIRRGDVLRRAPYLVVPCLVMDGSHTYPDDRRNAAEREMFVVATGAGVQNFLVALAGEGLGSAWVSSTMFCRDVVREVLDLPADWDPMGAVAVGHAAAPPRQRPPRAADTFTVVR, encoded by the coding sequence ATGACGGCGGACCCCGGTACGGACACGGAACCCGGCACGGGGACCGCGCCGCCCGCCGCGGGCGGCGCGGCGCCGGTCCCGGAGTTCCGCGTACGGGCCCTGCCCGGCATCCCCGAGGTGCGCCCGGGCGACGACCTCGCCAAGCTCGTCGCCGCCGCGGCCACCTCGCCGCCCGGCCCCGCCGGCCCCCCGCTCGCGGACGGCGACATCCTGATCGTCACCTCCAAGGTCGTCAGCAAGGCCGAGGGCCGCGTCCGGACCACCGCGGCACCCGGCGACCGAGAGGCCGCCATCGACGACGAGGCCGTCCGCCTCGTCGCCCGCCGGGGCCCGCTGCGCATCGTCGAGACGCGGCACGGCCTGGTGATGGCCGCCGCCGGGGTCGACGCCTCCAACACCCCCGCGGGCACCGTCCTGTTGCTCCCCGAGGACCCCGACGCCTCCGCCCGCGCGCTGCGCGCCGGCCTGCGCGAGGCCCTCGGCGTCAACGTCGGCGTCCTGGTCACCGACACCTTCGGCCGCCCCTGGCGCAACGGCGTCACCGACGTCGCCATCGGCGCCGCCGGCGTCCGGGTGCTGGACGACCTGCGCGGCGCCCCGGACACGTACGGCAACGCGCTGGAGGGCACGGTCGTCGCCGCGGCCGACGAACTGGCCGCCGCCGGCGAGCTGGTCAAGGGCAAGGCCGAGGGGCTGCCGGTGGCGGTGCTCAGCGGGCTGCCACAGCTTGTCGCCCCGGCCGGCGAGGAGGCCGGGCCCGGCGCGCGGGAGCTGGTGCGGGAGCCGGCAGAGGACATGTTCCGGCTCGGCACCTCGGAGGCGGTCCGCGAGGCGGTGACGCAGCGGCGTACGGTGCGCGAGTTCACCGACGCGCCCGTCGACCCGGCGGCGGTGCGGCGGGCCGTGGCCGCCGCGGTGACGGCGCCGGCGCCGCACCACACCACGCCGTGGCGGTTCGTGCTGCTGGAGTCGGCGGCGGCGCGGACGGAGCTGCTGGACGCGATGCGCGAGGCGTGGATCCGGGACCTGCGGGAGCTGAGCAACTTCACCGAGGAGTCCATCGCCAAGCGGATCCGCCGCGGCGACGTGCTGCGCAGGGCCCCGTATCTGGTGGTCCCCTGCCTGGTGATGGACGGCTCGCACACCTACCCCGACGACCGGCGCAACGCCGCGGAGCGGGAGATGTTCGTCGTCGCCACCGGGGCCGGGGTGCAGAACTTCCTCGTCGCGCTCGCCGGCGAGGGGCTGGGCTCGGCGTGGGTGTCGTCCACGATGTTCTGCCGGGACGTGGTCCGCGAGGTGCTGGACCTGCCGGCGGACTGGGACCCGATGGGCGCGGTGGCCGTGGGCCACGCGGCGGCGCCGCCGCGGCAGCGCCCGCCGCGGGCGGCGGACACCTTCACGGTGGTGCGCTGA
- a CDS encoding WhiB family transcriptional regulator: protein MTELFQQVLVEEADEELGWQERALCAQTDPESFFPEKGGSTREAKKVCLACEVRSECLEYALANDERFGIWGGLSERERRRLKKAAL, encoded by the coding sequence ATGACCGAGCTGTTCCAGCAGGTGCTGGTCGAGGAGGCGGACGAGGAGCTCGGGTGGCAGGAGCGCGCCTTGTGCGCCCAGACCGATCCCGAGTCCTTCTTCCCGGAGAAGGGCGGATCCACACGCGAGGCCAAGAAGGTCTGCCTCGCCTGCGAGGTCCGTTCCGAGTGCCTGGAGTACGCCCTCGCCAACGACGAGCGCTTCGGCATCTGGGGCGGCCTGTCCGAGCGCGAGCGGCGCCGGCTGAAGAAGGCGGCGCTCTAG